The genomic segment AACTCGGGGTCGACGTTCGCGGGGCGCACCGGGTTGTCGCCGCTGTTGTAGTACGCGGTGCGGGTGGAGTCGGCGTAGAACCAGTTGAAGGTGTAGTTGATGTTCTGGACGGCCTTCTGGAAGGTCTCGGGGCCCTTGACGTAGTCCGGGTCGTTCAGCATCTGGAAGCCGATGATCGACTCGGCCTCGTTCAGATACGAGGAGCGCAGGGTGGTGTAGGCGACCTTCTTGCCGCCGACCGTCGCGCGGTGCGTGACGGGGCCGTACTTGGTGCGCCAGACCTGCATGCGGTAGGAGCCGGCCGGGGTGTCGTCGGCGGTGGTCGGCTTCCAGGCGTTGGTCTGCTCGATCTTCTCCATGGCCGTACAGGTGCCGTGGTACAGGTAGTGCACGTCGTCCTGGCACAGTTCGACGGCGTAGGCGTCGATGATGTCCTGGCCCGAGGTGGTGGCGCTCCAGGCGTAGTCCTGGCCCCGGCCGAGTTCGACGTACATGCTCAGGCCGGCGAAGGAGGCGCCGCGGGCGCTGATCCCCGGGCCCTGGATCTCCTGGAGCATGAGCAACTGCGGGGCGAAGTAACCCGTCTGGGGCCCGAAGACGGCGACGGGGCGGCCGCTCGCGGTGTGCTCGCCGCTGACGACGAGGGCGTTGGACATGCCGCGCCGGGCGGAGCTGAGGGCGCTGTCGGTGGCCTCGGAGGAGACACTCGTCGAGGCCACCGTGGCCGCGCTGCCGGTGCGGTCGTGGACCAGCGGTTCCTCGGTGACGGTGCCATCGTCGGGAAGCGCCATGCCCTGCGGGTTCGCGGGCTTGGTGGCGTAGGGGAAGCTGCCGTCGTGGACGGTGAGGGCGGCCTCGGGGTCGTTGCGCTCGCGGAAGGACTCCCAGACCTCGGTGCCCTCGGTGACGCCGTACTTCTCCTGGGCGGCCAGCAGGGACAGGGCGTTGTTGACCTCGCCGCCGCCTCCCGAGCCGAAGAGGGCGCCGATGACGGAGGCCAGGGCGACCAGGTCGGTGGGCTTGAACTTCTCGATGGTGCCGGCGTTGGTGACGGAGTCCTTGTGGCCGGTCAGGACGTACTCGCCGGGGAAGTAGCGGCCGCTGTCGGAGGCGTCGATGTAGGCGTTGATGCCGGCGACGTAGGCGTTGACGTCGGCGAGGGCCAGCTGCCCGCGCTCGCCGTTGGAGGCCACCGCCTTGTCGATCTGGGCCTGGAGGTCGGCCTCGGTGTAGGGGGCGTGGCGCCAGAACTCCTGCTCCAGGCCCTGGTTGGACGCGGCACCGCCCGCGAACGGGGTCAGCTTGCCGCGCCCGACGTGCCGGAAGACGTCCATCAGCCACAGCCGGTCCTGGGCGGCCGCGTAGCCCGCGCCGAACTCGGTGCCGTAGCGGGTGGTGCCCGTGATGTGCGGCACACCGGTCTTCTTGTCGCGGACGATCGTGACGTCGGTGCGGCCTGCCGGGTTCAGGGTGGAGGCGACCTGGTCGGAGGCGACGCCGAAGGAGGCGTCGTTGAAGAAGGTGTTGATCGTGGAGTTGGTGAGGCCCGGGTAGCCGGTGGCCAGGTTGTTGTAGGGGCCGAGCTGGTTGCTCGCGTTCTCCGGCATGGAGCCGAAGCCCTGGTTGAGGAGGATCTGGGCGAGGGTGGCGTTGCCGTTCTGCCCGGGCGGCAGGATGTCGGAGCACTGGCCGCCGCAGTGGTCCGTCACCGCTGCCGCCTTGACGGCGTCGGCGTCGGTGTCGGCGGCCGCGGCCGGGGCAGCTGGGGAAAGAGGCGACAAAAGACCGGCAACGAGTGCGCATATGGAGGCGGCCTTGAGGAACTCCGGGAATCTACGGGGAGTTCTCACTCTGTCCGGTGCGTTGCGTGAGGTGCGTGGGGTGCGCCAGGGCATGGCAGCTCCTCCCGACGGGGGTGGGCCGGATGTTACCGCCGGTATCCCCGGCTTTGAAGATGAACATGCGTCACGTTTTTAGGATCACCGCCAACGGACAGGTGACTGACAGCGTGAACAGGTACTCAGAAGTAGTCGTAAGCAGACAAGAAGAAGTCAGAGGCAGTCAGGCGTAGGCAGGAACGGTCCGTGAACGGCTCAGCAGACGACTTATGGAGGTCATCGGAAATCGGATGGAGCCGAATCGCGTGTCGATACGTCTATTCGGCGACGTCCCCGACGACGACGCCGAAGTGACCGAAGTTCAGGTGCAGGTGTGACGGAGGTGCAGGGCGATGGCCGGTTTCCGGAGTCTGGCAAGACAGGTGCGAGATCCCAGGTGCGATCTGGCACTGCGGCGCTATTCGCTGCGCAAGTGCCTTGAGCGGTTCGCCCCCTACGGACATCGGGCGACCTGGGACCACTTGTGCTCACGGGCCGGGTTCGGCCCCGAGGACCGCGACCCCGATCCAGCGCGGCTCGTGGCCGCACTGGACGAGTTGGAGGAGGCCCGCTCCGTCTGGCTCGACTACGAGGTGCAGTTCGCGCAGCGCCGCAAGAAGGAGAAGCACGACGGGCTGCGCAGGCCGGGCAGTGTCGACGACTGGCACCGGCTGACCTGGGGCGGGTTCGGAGTCGCCTGGTGCGACGACCCGAAGGTCCATCCCGATGGACCGATGGCGGAGGTGCTGCGCCGGCTCATCGCCGCGCTGGAGCGCGAACCGGGCTCGACCTGCCCGGTGTGCGAGGGCGAGCGCCTCGTCTGGATGTACGACCTGGCCCACGAACCGTCCTCGGGCCCGGTCTGCACGGAATGCGGAATCGTGGTGCCACGGCCGGTGCTCACCTCCGAGGCCCTGGCGGAGTCCAGGCGCGGACGGCTGCTGGTCTCGGCCTAGCGCGGCGGGGGTGCGCCGGGGATGCCGCACCCCCGTGTATGAGCGGCGCGCACGACCGGAGTGACAGATACGGGCCCGATGCCCGCGCGGACACCTACGGCTTCTTGACGTCCGTGTGGATGGCGAGCTTGAACTCGGCGAGGGTCAGCGTCGTGGCCCGCTTGGTGTCCCCCGCCCCACGCGCGGATATCTTCAGTCCGAGCGGCATGCCCTGGTGGACGAACATCTGCCATGTGTAGGTGCGGAACTGCCCGCCCCGGGTGAGGGCGCTGTCCGTGGTACCCGTGGAGTCGTACTTCTTCTTCGTCAGGTTCAGCGGATCGCGCACGAAACGGGCCCGGTACTCCAGCGTCAGGGGGTCCGCCTCCCAGAACACCATCGCCGACAGCACGCCCCAGCCGTCGTGGCTGGGCCAGATCAGTCCGGAGCGCGGGTCGGGGAACTTCGACGCGGTCGCGCCACCGTTCGCCGGGTCGTGCATCTTCCAAGGGTCGTACGACTCCTCGGTCTTCTCGTACGGGAAGCGCACCAGGTGGTAGCCGTCCGAGTCGTAGGTGATCCGCTGCACCCCGGAGTGCGCCTTCTCCCACTTCAGCGAACAAATGACGACGCTCATCCACGTCCCTCCACTTGCCGGAGGGCACACCGCGAGGCCCTCTCTGTGTTCATGACACAGTCTCGGCGAAAGCGGTTGCGCGGGAGAGGCGGCTCTCGGGGGCACCGTCAGTCGATACCGAGAGCCGTGTCCACGTTCCGCGGAGACCAACGCTCGTCGTACGGCAGCGCGATGAGGGCGACACGTGCGGCGAGGGCCGACTCGCCCAGGGCCACGAGCCGTGCGTGGGCGCTCCGGACCAGCCACGCCCCGAGCTCCCGTACGCCGTTGTCCGGGACGTGGTCGTACCAGTGGAGCGGCGAATCGTCGACGAGCAGGTCGCGGGCCCAGGCACGGGACCGGTTCACGAGGTGGGTGTCGGCCACGGGATGTATCGGCCACCGGTCCAGGAAGACAGTCGCCGATCCGCCGATACCGGCGCAGGTCGCCAGTACGTCGTCGAGCGAGTACGGCGGCTCCGGCGTCAGCAGCATCGCCTCCCACCACGCGTACAGGAACGCCTCGATGGCGGCGGCCTGCTCGGCGGGCCATGTGCGCCAGTCCGTCCGGCTCAGCCCGTGGCGTCCCGATCCGATGTCGAAGCCGCCGTCCGCCATGGCCCGTGCCGTCTGCGGCAGCAGGCGGCGCATCACCGCGTCGTGGTCCTCGTAGTGGTCGCGCACCTTGTGGACGAAGGTGTGCAGCTCGTCCCTGGGCAACGGGACGTGCGGGACGCGCAGCAACGCCACCGCCTCGGGTGAGAAGCAGCGGTCGCATCCCGTCTCGGTGGGACTGGCGAAGCCGGCGAAGACGTGGTCGATGTCCGCGAGGGCGGCGTCGAGGGCGGGTGAACACATGGGAGTGATCCCGTCGGTACTCCGCGCCGGGCGGGCGGGTGCTCCGTGTCCGCCGGCCGAAGATCGCGACCCTACCAGCCGCAAATCCCCTCGCTCCACCCCTTTCCCGTACGGACAGTTGGGGGCGATGAAACAGCCCTGAGCGCCCCAGGAAACCCGAGGAGAGCCCCGATGTCGACGCTGCGCGTCACCGCCGAAGTGCTGACGATCCACGAACACCCGAACGCCGACGCGCTCGAACTGGCCCAGGTGGGCCTGTACCGAGCCGTCGTGGCGAAGGGCGCGTACCGCACCGGTGACACCGCCGTCTACATCCCGGAGCAGTCCGTGCTCCCGGCCGCGCTGATCGAGGAGCTGGGGCTGACCGGACGGCTCGCCGGCGGCAGGTCGGACCGGGTGAAGGCGGTACGGCTGCGGGGCGAGCTGTCGCAGGGCATCGTCTGCCGGCCACGGGAGCTCGCGGACGTGGACCTCACGGCCGCCGTCACGGAGGGCACGGACTTCGCGGAGCGGCTCGGCATCGTCAAGTGGGTGCCGCCGATCCCGCCCACGATGAGCGGCGAGGTCGAGTCGGCGCCGGATCTGCTGCCCTGGGTCGACATCGAGAACATCCAGCGCTATCCCGACATCTTCGCGCCCGGCGAGCGGATCGTCCTGACGGAGAAGCTGCACGGAACGGCCTGCCTGGTGACGTACTTCGCCGAGGACGGCCGCGTCCAGGTGTCCTCGAAGGGCTTCGGCGCCAAGTCCCTCGCGCTGAAGGAGGACCCGCGCAACCTGTACTGGCGTGCCGTCCACGGCCACCGGGTCACCGAGGCCTCGGCCCGGCTCGCCGAACGGCTCGGGGCACGCCGGGTCGGGATCTTCGGCGAGGTGTACGGCGCCGGGGTGCAGGACCTGACGTACGGCGCCGACGGCCGGCGCGACACGCTCGGGTACGCCGTGTTCGACGTCTCGGCGGAGATCGACGGCGAGGTGCGCTGGCTCGGCTCGGCGGAGCTGTCCGAGCTGCTGGACGGCGAACTGCCGCTGGTACCGAGGCTGTACGAGGGCCCGTACTCCATCGACCGGGTCCTGGAGGTGGCCACCGGCCGGGAGACGGTCTCCGGGCGCGATCTGCATCTGCGCGAGGGCGTCGTGATCCGGCCGGCCACCGAGCGGTACAGCCCGGTGACCGGCGGGCGGGCCGTCGCGAAGGCGGTCAGCCCGGCGTATCTGACCCGTAAGGGCGGCACCGAGTACGAGTGAGACCGGACCCCCACGGGATCTTCGGGGGACTCGTGGGGGTCCGGGAGCCCGGGAGTCGCTCAGCGGCAGCTCCTGGGCTCCTGCTCGTCGGCCGTCCGCCGCGACGGCCCCCCTCCGCTACGGGGCGTCTGCCGTACGGCGGCGGGCCGGCGCTCGACGAGGAGGCGGGAGCCGCTCTGCCGTTCACCGAAGACGTCGTCGGGGTTGGACAGCACGCAGGTGTCCATCGACAGGCAGCCGCAGCCGATGCAGTCGGTGAGGTGGTCGCGCAACCGGTTGAGCTGCTTGATCCGCTCGTCCAGCTCGGACCGCCAGACCTCGGAGAGATGGGCCCAGTCCTCGCGGGTCGGCGTCCGCCCCTCGGGCAGCTCGGCGA from the Streptomyces sp. NBC_00310 genome contains:
- a CDS encoding RNA ligase (ATP); this encodes MSTLRVTAEVLTIHEHPNADALELAQVGLYRAVVAKGAYRTGDTAVYIPEQSVLPAALIEELGLTGRLAGGRSDRVKAVRLRGELSQGIVCRPRELADVDLTAAVTEGTDFAERLGIVKWVPPIPPTMSGEVESAPDLLPWVDIENIQRYPDIFAPGERIVLTEKLHGTACLVTYFAEDGRVQVSSKGFGAKSLALKEDPRNLYWRAVHGHRVTEASARLAERLGARRVGIFGEVYGAGVQDLTYGADGRRDTLGYAVFDVSAEIDGEVRWLGSAELSELLDGELPLVPRLYEGPYSIDRVLEVATGRETVSGRDLHLREGVVIRPATERYSPVTGGRAVAKAVSPAYLTRKGGTEYE
- the soxR gene encoding redox-sensitive transcriptional activator SoxR, with translation MPQIPEKIHELTVGQLSARSGAAVSALHFYESKGLISSRRTTGNQRRYSRDTLRRVAFVRAAQRVGIPLATIREALAELPEGRTPTREDWAHLSEVWRSELDERIKQLNRLRDHLTDCIGCGCLSMDTCVLSNPDDVFGERQSGSRLLVERRPAAVRQTPRSGGGPSRRTADEQEPRSCR
- a CDS encoding penicillin acylase family protein; protein product: MPWRTPRTSRNAPDRVRTPRRFPEFLKAASICALVAGLLSPLSPAAPAAAADTDADAVKAAAVTDHCGGQCSDILPPGQNGNATLAQILLNQGFGSMPENASNQLGPYNNLATGYPGLTNSTINTFFNDASFGVASDQVASTLNPAGRTDVTIVRDKKTGVPHITGTTRYGTEFGAGYAAAQDRLWLMDVFRHVGRGKLTPFAGGAASNQGLEQEFWRHAPYTEADLQAQIDKAVASNGERGQLALADVNAYVAGINAYIDASDSGRYFPGEYVLTGHKDSVTNAGTIEKFKPTDLVALASVIGALFGSGGGGEVNNALSLLAAQEKYGVTEGTEVWESFRERNDPEAALTVHDGSFPYATKPANPQGMALPDDGTVTEEPLVHDRTGSAATVASTSVSSEATDSALSSARRGMSNALVVSGEHTASGRPVAVFGPQTGYFAPQLLMLQEIQGPGISARGASFAGLSMYVELGRGQDYAWSATTSGQDIIDAYAVELCQDDVHYLYHGTCTAMEKIEQTNAWKPTTADDTPAGSYRMQVWRTKYGPVTHRATVGGKKVAYTTLRSSYLNEAESIIGFQMLNDPDYVKGPETFQKAVQNINYTFNWFYADSTRTAYYNSGDNPVRPANVDPEFPAWAQAAYEWRNWNPATNTADYTAPSAHPNSLDQDYYISWNNKQAKDYTTAPWGNGSVHRGNLLDDRVKRLVAAGGVTRASLTKAMAEAGLADLRAEDVVPDLLKVVNSSTVTDSTAAAAVAKLQTWVTSGSKRTETSAGSKTYANAEAIRILDAWWPLLVKAEFEPGLGTDLYTAITANLPIDESPSAAHGPTGSHAGSSFQYGWWSYVDKDIRSVLGETVRGPLADQYCGGGSLSACRTLLINTLKEAAGKTAAQVYPGDEYCSAGDQWCADSIIQQPLGGIKHNKISWQNRPTYQQVVEFTSHR